DNA sequence from the Pedobacter sp. W3I1 genome:
GGATCCTGGCAACAACCGTTTTATTTATTTTACTTTCTTTTGGCCGCCACTTCCCGCTTGTAAGCGATTTATTCTTCGATTATTTCCCGCTTTATAATAAATTCAGAGCTGTTGAATCAATTTTGGCCGTAGTTGGCTTAATGGTTCCGATATTAGCCATTTTAGGAATCAAAGAAATTCAGGATGGAGCTATAGACCAAAAGGTTTTGATCAGGAAATTAACCTGGTCGGCTGCTATTACTGGTGGTTTTGCTTTAATTGTAGCCATCGTGCCTACACTGTTCTTCAGCTTTAAAGCATCAAACCATATGCAGATTGTGCAGGCTTTAACGCAGACTTTGCAAAATAATGCTGCCGTTGCGCAAAAGATAGCAAATGGATTAGTGGAAGATAGAATTGCAATAGGTCGTGCCGATGCTTTGCGTTCATTCTTTTTCGTGGTTATCGGTTTCGGAATCGTTTGGGCATTTATTACTAAGAAATTGAACTCACAACTGGCTTTAGGCTTGTTAGGGCTGGCTGTTTTGGTAGATATGTGGCAGGTAGACCGCAGGTATTTAAATAACCAAAACTTTGAATACAAAAAAACGGCTTCAGATTTTTTCAAACCAAGAGACGTTGATAATTTTATTATGGCGGATAAAGATCCGAATTTCAGGGTATTTGATGCTTCCATAAATACTTTTAGCGACGCCAGCACCTCTAATTTTCATAAAACAATTGGTGGTTACCATGCCGCTAAACTGAAACGTTATGATGAACTCATTCAGCATCAATTTACTAAAAGTGTTAACCAGGATGTTCTGGATATGTTAAATACGAAGTACATCATTACGCAGGATCAGCAAAACGGATCGTATAAAATGCAGCGTAATGCAACGGCTGCAGGTAATGCCTGGTTTGTACAAAGTGTGCAGTTTGCCAAAAACGCTGATGAAGAAATGAAAGCCATTAGCAGTTTTGATGCTAAAAAAGAAGCCATTGTTGATGAAAGCTTCAAAAATTCGATGGATACCAAGCGTTTGGGAACTGGGCAGGAAGGTTTTATTAAATTAACGAATTATAATCCTGATCATTTAACTTATGAATACTCAACCGCTAAAGATGTAATTGCAGTGTTTTCAGAAATCTATTATGATAAAGGTTGGAAAATGTATATCGATGGTGTTGAAAAGCCTTACTTCAGGGCAGATTACGTTTTACGTGCAGCGCAGTTAGAAGCTGGTAATCATAAACTTGAGTTTATTTTCCACCCAACATCGTATTATACCGGAGAGAAAATCTCTTTAGCAGGATCGATCTTATTGTTGGCCGGATTAGGTTTTGGCTTTTACTCAGAAGAAAAGAAGAAAAAGAAAGCTGTTAAGGCTTAATATTTTCTTAGATAGATTACACCCCGCAAGATCAAAATCTTGCGGGGTTTTGTTTTTAAGTTCTAAGTCGTTCACTCCCAGCAACTTATCATCTCTTCTTTTCTCCCGTCATTTCGAGCGGAGTGCAACGCAGTCGAGAACCCGAAGGCTCAGCGAAGCTAAATCTGTCCAGATAGATCTCTCCATTCCACTGCGTTCCAGTCGAGATGACGACCTTTCTTTTGGAATCCGTCAATGATTGCGCAGTCAAAAAATCTTTAAGATAAATTCACTGAGTACCTTGTGATTCTTGCCGTTCAAACTTGCGATCGTCCTCCTGAACTTGTTTCAGGATCTATAAGGTGCAATCAACCCTAAGCTTTATTCAACAATCCAAAGTCGATATCACGCTACGTGTCATCCTGAGCTTAGTCGAAGTTCAAAGTCCTTAAGTCAATTAAGCTATTCTGCAATTAACCAGTTAACCAATTATACAAGTAACCATACTAATGAACTATTTAACAAATACTCCTCCTACGTCATTTTAACAATCTTTAGCAAATAGAATAATAATTTAACAATGTCGTAACATTTGTTTGATATACAGAGTCTTACCTTTGTAATGTAAATCAGATGATATGTTAGAATCATTCTTTGCCGTGTGTTTATTAATTGTTGTACTTTATTTCTTTAGCCCCTTTGAGGTAAAACTCGATGAGGAAGAGGAGTGGTAACACAACTAATTTATCTCTAAACTGCTTTAACCGAGCGGTAATAAGATCTTTCCCCCTAAAATTTCCCGTTTATGGATAAAAGAAATGTCGATGTAGTCGTGATATCCGATGTACATTTAGGCACCTATGGTTGCCATGCAAAAGAACTTCTAAAATATCTGAAGAGCATAAAGCCAAAAACGTTGATCTTAAACGGCGATATCATCGATATCTGGCAGTTCAGCAAAAGTTATTGGCCCGAATCGCACATGAAAGTGATCCGTAAACTGATGAAATTCGTGTCAGAAGGTGTGCAGGTTCACTACCTGACCGGGAATCATGATGAGATGCTCCGCAAGTTTGATGGTATGGAAATGGGGACTTTCCACCTTCAGAATAAGTTAATCTTAGAACTGGATGGTAAAAAAGCATGGTTTTTTCATGGTGATGTTTTCGATGTAACCATGCAACATTCTAAATGGCTGGCTAAACTTGGCGCGGTTGGCTATGATACGCTTATCCTCATTAATAGTTTTGTAAACTGGATACTCACCGCATTTGGAAGAGAAAAGATGAGTTTTTCGAAAAAAATCAAAGCTAAATTTAAAGATGCTGTAAAGTTTATAAACAGTTTTGAGCAAACAGCAGCAGAACTGGCTATCGAAAAAGGGTATCAGTATGTCGTTTGTGGTCATATTCATCAGGCTGAGCAACGCGAAATTGCTACCGAAGATGGTAAAGTGCTTTACCTGAACAGTGGCGATTGGGTAGAAAGTTTAACCGCTTTAGAATATGAAAACAAAAACTGGACGGTTTTTAAATACGAGCATCAGCATTTTACGAAAGATGAATTGGATGAAGGAATCCTTTCTGATGCCGAGGATTTAAAAAGTAAACTGGACATAAATATTCTTTTACAGAATATAAAATATGAAATTGCCCAATAATTTATGATATTCGGGCATAAATGAAGATACTTTACGCAATACAGGGAACAGGTAACGGTCATATCAGTAGGGCGAGGGAAATTATCCCTTTGCTTCAGCAGTATGGCGAATTGGATATTTTAGTAAGTGGAACACAGGCCGATGTGAAACTCAGTCAGCCCGTAAAATACCAGTTACATGGCTTCAGTTTTATTTTTGGAAAAAAAGGTGGTGTAGACCATTTTAAAACATGGCTGAACATGAATCTTTTCCGCTTTAGGAAAGATATGAAGCAGCTGCCGCTTAAAGAGTACAATTTAATCGTTAACGATTTTGAACCTGTAAGCGCCTGGGCCTGTAAGCTGCAGGGCATAGAATGTGTGTCATTGAGCCATCAGGCTGCATTTAAATCTAAAAAAGTACCCCGCCCAAGAACTTTAGATTGGGGGAAGCTTATTTTGAGCCGCTATGCACCTACCAAATACCACATTGGCTTTCATTTCGATCGTTACGATAGCTTTATCCATACTCCGGTAATCAGGGCAGAGATCCGAAACCTGAAAAGTGAAAATTTAGGACATTATACGGTCTATCTTCCAGCCATTGACGATAAACGTTTGGTAAAGCTCTTTACACAGCTACCTGATATTACATGGCAGGTTTTTTCTAAACACAGTAAAGTTGCCTACCAGGAAGGGAACGTTTTTGTGGAGCCTGTTAACAACGAAAAATTTAATAAAAGTCTGGCCACTTGTGAAGGTTTGTTTACCGGCGGTGGTTTCGAAGGCCCCGCAGAAGCACTTTATTTAAAGAAAAAGTTGCTGGTTGCGCCTATGCGTTTTCAGTTTGAACAACAATGTAATGCCTATGCCTTAAAACAGTTTGGGTTGCCTGTGATTTGGGGAAGTACCAGAAACTGGTTGCCTATTATCAAAAACTGGATAGAAAATCCGCAACAGCATGAGTTTAATTTTCCGGATGAAACTGCCCAAATAATTGATGATATGGTGAAGAAATATGCCAGGGTTTAGTTTTTAGTCCTGAGTCTTAAGTCGGCAGTCTTGAGTCCAAAGTCGATTCCCTCGGATTGTCATCCTGAGGAGTAATTTATTTTATCCCCTCGAGATACCGTCATTTCGAGCGAAGTGCAACGCATTCGAGAAATCTGCCTAGATAGATCTCTCTCCTGAAAGTTCGGGACTGCGCTTCAGTCGAGAGGACGACGATTCTATCAGAATCTGTCAATTATAGCGTAGCCGAAGGATCTCTATGATGAACCTACTCACCAGCGTTAGCTGTTTGATTTGGAAATGAATGCTAGTAGCTTTTGGCTTGTACAGCCCCGTCATTCGTAATTTAGTGGCGATTCATCGGTAAAGTATCGGGGCTGTCGCTACTCCCGGGTTTATTTAACGCAGAGCAGCACTTTTGGGCATGGTTAGCTACATCACCTATTAGAATTTTCTATAACATTTCTTCTTTTTACCTACCAAACGGTCTTCGACTCCGCTCAGACTGACAAATCTTTGAGTATATTTTAATCTTTCGGCTTATTCTAATTCGTGACACAATACTGCGTCATCTAAACCTGACAGGAGCGGGCACCGAACGTAGTGAGGTAAAGCGGATGGCAGGGCTGGTTGAAGCGATACAAACAGGAACCTGCTTTTCTAAAAATACAGAGCCATTCTTTTGTTTTTGCCTACAAAAAGGCCTTCGACTCTGCTCAGACAGACAGCTTTATGGATGTCTTTAATTTTCCTTTTATCCATCAAACGGTCTTCGACTCCGCTCAGACTGACAAACCTTTTGATATATTTTATAAGGTAGATGACCGCATGAACCTTGTTTTTTAGTCTTTAAGCTTTGGTCTTTCCGCTATACGCCCAACGCTTACTGCCCTCCGCTTTGGTCTTTAAGCTTTGGTCTTTCCGCTCAGCGCTTACCGCCCTCCGCTCTTTATCTTTCTTCTGCTACTGTTAAATTATTTTCTTTACTTTGCCTACTCTTTAAAAAGGCATGATTAATCAGTTTAGAAAGCTAAATCCAATTAACCTCGTATTCTTGCTGGCATACACGTTCTTTCTGCGCATTGCCATTTTTCATGAAACGCACGAGAAGCTGAATTTTGATTTTTTGGAGCCATTTGCCCGATTGCTGATTAATATAGATTTAGACAATGCCTTTACGCCATATACCAATATTTTTATTGCAGCACTTTTGGTTTATGTACAGGCGCTAATTTTCAACCGGGTTGTCAATAATCATAATTTATTGGCCAAACCCAGTTTCCTTCCTGGCCTGATGTTTATTACCGGAACAAGCTTGTTTATGCCTTTTATGATTTTGAGTCCGGCATTGTTGTGCAACTTTCTGCTGATTTGGATTATAGATAAGTTTTTAAAACTGGGTAAAAGTGCCAACGCCATAACCACTGTTTTCGA
Encoded proteins:
- a CDS encoding YfhO family protein, which produces MNNWFNKNGIHLAIIAFFVVITFAYFSPVLVGKAPAQSDVIQSQAMQKEIMDFKEKDGKAPLWTNQMFSGMPAYQIWVPYAYNGATYGIALITKALPNPTGTVLLLLLGAYFLFIVLKVNPWLAAAGAIAFTFTMYNFVLIASGHSSKALAIGFFAPIIASILLTLRGRYWYGASLTALFLALEIRTNHVQMTYYLMLAIFIFVIVEFYQAFKNKTVSNLLRSFAFLAFSVAIAIMINASLLWSTAEYAKETNRGKSNLTTTESAPAEKGAGMSKEYAYQWSQGVGESFTFLIPDLYGGASGVDKLVKPEGNMYKAVAEITGGDPTQTAQAIQQLGGQLNMQQYWGEKPFTQGGYYFGAIICFLFVFGLFIVRSQLKWWILATTVLFILLSFGRHFPLVSDLFFDYFPLYNKFRAVESILAVVGLMVPILAILGIKEIQDGAIDQKVLIRKLTWSAAITGGFALIVAIVPTLFFSFKASNHMQIVQALTQTLQNNAAVAQKIANGLVEDRIAIGRADALRSFFFVVIGFGIVWAFITKKLNSQLALGLLGLAVLVDMWQVDRRYLNNQNFEYKKTASDFFKPRDVDNFIMADKDPNFRVFDASINTFSDASTSNFHKTIGGYHAAKLKRYDELIQHQFTKSVNQDVLDMLNTKYIITQDQQNGSYKMQRNATAAGNAWFVQSVQFAKNADEEMKAISSFDAKKEAIVDESFKNSMDTKRLGTGQEGFIKLTNYNPDHLTYEYSTAKDVIAVFSEIYYDKGWKMYIDGVEKPYFRADYVLRAAQLEAGNHKLEFIFHPTSYYTGEKISLAGSILLLAGLGFGFYSEEKKKKKAVKA
- a CDS encoding UDP-2,3-diacylglucosamine diphosphatase, with protein sequence MDKRNVDVVVISDVHLGTYGCHAKELLKYLKSIKPKTLILNGDIIDIWQFSKSYWPESHMKVIRKLMKFVSEGVQVHYLTGNHDEMLRKFDGMEMGTFHLQNKLILELDGKKAWFFHGDVFDVTMQHSKWLAKLGAVGYDTLILINSFVNWILTAFGREKMSFSKKIKAKFKDAVKFINSFEQTAAELAIEKGYQYVVCGHIHQAEQREIATEDGKVLYLNSGDWVESLTALEYENKNWTVFKYEHQHFTKDELDEGILSDAEDLKSKLDINILLQNIKYEIAQ
- a CDS encoding glycosyltransferase family protein, with translation MKILYAIQGTGNGHISRAREIIPLLQQYGELDILVSGTQADVKLSQPVKYQLHGFSFIFGKKGGVDHFKTWLNMNLFRFRKDMKQLPLKEYNLIVNDFEPVSAWACKLQGIECVSLSHQAAFKSKKVPRPRTLDWGKLILSRYAPTKYHIGFHFDRYDSFIHTPVIRAEIRNLKSENLGHYTVYLPAIDDKRLVKLFTQLPDITWQVFSKHSKVAYQEGNVFVEPVNNEKFNKSLATCEGLFTGGGFEGPAEALYLKKKLLVAPMRFQFEQQCNAYALKQFGLPVIWGSTRNWLPIIKNWIENPQQHEFNFPDETAQIIDDMVKKYARV